The genome window tgtaatccgaaacccattaccgtaagtcgatgttaacgcgattttaatccgaaacacacttccgaatgtaaatgttaccgcaacgttaaatatttttgcttcaaataagcagtgcaaatttattttgtgtcgaatctttttctcaattaaaaagagcgcgaaaattatgcagcatgtacaacgtcgcgtctattgcatacaaatgacgtgtattgagcgttttaacaagcacacaacaggtcaggggattgacgcatattcagaggcaatatttcatcaaatctataaatagtcacttaaaaaatggcaaggtttgtgtaaaagaaataactgaaagcttttatcgtaaatatttaccagaaagagattgataaaaacggaataaacgggattatcgggtaataaatagaaacttgaaaaatagtaagtatacagtaatagagtcgggttgaaacggatgtattggggaatcgttcgagtcgggattttactatttgtgcggaaaagttttaaaacaattaaacaataaaaaaaaatatttttaaatgactgggggatttttttgaagagtcatagtgcaccaaatgacgtcttttgacgctgtttttctttgagttataacgcaccacagaacgtgaattgacacgttaaattaaaaaaaatcaacgtcgggaggggacacccctcccgaacccacccccggggcgcctgaacaaattcctggggaaggcactgcacATTGAGGgttttattataaaatcattaataaaatataacttaaaagcAAAGCTTTAGACAAGATATGGGGTCATATTCTTCCAATCCTACCACTTTGTTCAATTATCCACACATTCCAATCCtaaccattttttaaattgttcacACCTTTTAGGTGTAGTTGCCCCACACTGGTATCTTCTTATAACCTTTCACCCAATAATTTACTGACCCTGTATCACACAGTGCCAATTCAGTAAGAGGCAGCCGCAGTGCGATTAATTGTAATGCGTGAGTGGCTTCTGCACTGCTTTACTTTGAACTGGGCCTGCTTCGATTTTCTTGTTGGTAATACAAAATTGCTTATTTGAATGACACAAATTCTAGGTTGGCATTAAGAAATCAGCATATGTAGCTCTTTTGTTTTAGGTGTAAAAGGAAATTAGTAATTTGGATAAGTTTCACTAAAAAAAATTATGcttcattttcaaatatttttaaacaaatcttcAATTATTGAGAATTGCTATTTGCCAATAAGATATGTAAGTAGCCAATGGGTAAGTTTCCTTAATGTAACGCTAACATAAAAATATAGCTGTGGCGTAGTACCGGTAGATACAATGTCCCTATAGCAGAAGAATATGACAGGTTCGATTcaaactgtgggagcgttctttagatctccctgaTGACAACAAATACTAGTTTTACCCAGGAAACATATTAGtaagcatttcaataagccataGTTTTGTATGAAATCGAGCTTAAATTAAGATGTTTATACTTAACACAGATGTTTTCTATTTCAGTGAGCCACAATGCAGTACTACGACAGCAAATCCCAGCTGGACGGGAGTGACCTCGACTCCCAGTCGGCTTTCGAGATGCGGCCCTGGCCCTCCCACTACTCCTCCCAGCTGAGTATCACGCCTTCCTACAAGAGTTATCTGTCCACATACACCCAATCCCAGGCTTCCTTCTTCATTCTGCCTGTTACAGCCGAGACTCCGCAGGAAAGATGGCGGTCGCAGCACAATTGGGGCTTTGCTCTGTGTTCCATGTTTATTAATCCGATCTTCGGTATCGTGGCACTACTTTTGGCAGGTATAGTATACTGTGagatcattattatttgtgggatataatttttcgtttattttgtgGGTACTTTATAGTTGTAGCACACTTTtgggtttgtgctctgtgtgccATGTTTATTAATCAGATCTTCGGTATTGTGGCTGTGCTGCTTGCAGCTACAGTATATGTTCTAGTTGTACAGagtttgtttttttgttcttattttacccccataaccattggtaatgggggctatataggagtcactttgtcggtcggtctgtctgtccctaGAATttcttccgatcttcaccaaacttggtcagaagttgtatctagatgatcaaggtcaagtttgaatatgggtcatgccgggtcaaaaactaggtcacggggtcactaagtgctttttaaaccaaaagtttgtccggaccataactatgtcatttatcgctagattttaaaatgacttggtacatttgtccaccattatgggacggtgtgtcatgcaaaagaagtaCATctaccaaggtcaaggtcaaacttggagttcaaaggtcaaatgcttttccgggccataactttgtcatttaatgtgagactttaaaatcatgtgacacatttgttcaccatcattggacggtgtgtcatgcgaaagaattacatcaatatctacaaggtcaaggtcacacttttagttcaaaggtcaaaaatggccattaatgggcttgtccgggccatatctatgtcattcattgtgagattttaaaatcatttggcacatttgttcaccattattggacagtgtgtgataagaaagaattacgtcgctatcgccaaggtcaagctcacactTAGTTCGatggtaaaaaatggccataaatgagcttgtccgggacataataatgtcgttaattgtgagatttaaaatcatttggcacatttgttcaccattattggacagtgtttcatgcgaaagaattacgttgatatctgcaatgtcaaggtcacactttgagatcaaaggtaaaaaatggccataaattatcttgtccgggcaataactatgtcattcattgtgagactttacaataatttggcacatttgttcaccatcattggacggtgtgtcatgtgaaagaataacatcgatatctccaaggtcaaggtcgcactttgagttcaaaggtcaaaaatgtccgggccataactatgttgtgcattgtgagattttaaaattatttggcacatttgttcacaatcattggacagtgtgtcatgcaaaagaattatgttgatatctctaaggtcaaggtcacactttgagttaaaaggtaaaaaatggccataagtgAGCTTgccagggccataactatgtcgttcattgtgagtttttaaaatcatttggcacatttgttcaccatcattggacggtgtttcatgcgaaagaattatgtcgatatctccaaggacaagtcacactttgtgttcaatggtaaaaaatggccataaatgagcctGTCAGGGCCATTACTATGTGGttcgttgtgagattttaaaatgactctgtacattaattttgttcacagtcattggacagcgttttatgcaaaagaattcaagagttcaaaggtcaaaatggccataaatgataatggcataataattcttcaaaatcgccataaattagctcgtcttgttttgtgaagacagcatgcaaaatattctgtgtcaatgcagcatgtgggggtatacgtcacgtctgtgacaaagctctagtttcccCAAATGGGATCTTTAAATTCTCAATTGAAGGTTTAAGAAAGAAATTTTACACTGTCCACAAAAAAGTGAGTTTTTATTAAGCACAACATTTACTCTATGCAACTCTATGACGTGATCCTTAgtgattataataaaaaaacaagaaaagaaaAGCATAAAAAGTAAACAGCAATTGCAATACACAACTACAAATCTAGACTTTCATattgaaaataacttataaattccTTCTATAAGGGTATATTGTTTAAAGCATGCGCATCCAAAATGActctcagagctccagataagggccgtacagccgtaaatacggctttttcatgaaggtttacgcatttatttttataaactagaCGTACAATTATGACTTTTATATCCCTTTTAGgcatttacgaaaacaatctggccgtactgatacgtccgcgtcagcgcggcgtgatttgttggtctctaacctaacggtgctttttgtttatttaaattaccgaaaagttgtagacttgGTTCCGATATTATTGTCTATTATGTCGCGTGATTTCCAGATTCATGTAAACcagtcaaaaacaatatgtatgcgCGCAAGTGAAGGCCGGCTAACTTTCGGTttcaaaaaaacactttgttgtcatataatggctacatacggtcgtctAACGATCCTGATATTCAATATGTCagcccagaaaaagacattgtcgccctgATATTaacaatttgattgcatcggtggctactTTGCAACTTTGACAGTTAACTGCTAAAGCAACGATTCTTTTGAaatgagacagtgacattagtGTTTATTTACTTAgattactagttggcttgtgttttcttgtcaagaaaaatgaagaaatagtatttagtcaagcgttttaatgtgtagttttatttgtataataatgcagaatggaaaacctaataaagtaactgtttaagaagctaaatatatttaatataattgctgcaaatgattctgtaaagtcagttatatacatttcaatatacaaGAACACGGgcagtacagtactacctgtatttttggatatggtagtacaggtacttattgattttcaacgttactccttttctttctgtcagtggcagtaccgttactaatttcacaaatccttatctggagctctggactcTTTACAGTGATGATTAATGTAAATATCTCCTGAAATATTTGAGGATTAATGTACTTTACTGACATGTGCATGATTTATTGTTCCAGAGATGTCCAAGGGTTACTTCAACAAGAAGGAATACATTCATTGCAAGCACATATTATATCATTCATGCACTAGACGCTTTAAGTCATTAATTAAGCTTATGTAATCATGTGACAAACAAGATAGAACGTCCAAGCCAAGACAGgtatttttagcttggctgttttcggagaaaactggaggtattgtcatagccagctcgtcgtccgacatccgcc of Dreissena polymorpha isolate Duluth1 chromosome 15, UMN_Dpol_1.0, whole genome shotgun sequence contains these proteins:
- the LOC127860723 gene encoding uncharacterized protein LOC127860723 — protein: MQYYDSKSQLDGSDLDSQSAFEMRPWPSHYSSQLSITPSYKSYLSTYTQSQASFFILPVTAETPQERWRSQHNWGFALCSMFINPIFGIVALLLAEMSKDYFNKKEYIQASKYGSYAKGAAMGGIIVTLIVIILIIAQAIHYHLKFNY